From the genome of Anopheles merus strain MAF chromosome X, AmerM5.1, whole genome shotgun sequence, one region includes:
- the LOC121589267 gene encoding uncharacterized protein LOC121589267, with amino-acid sequence MFKNHLAMIGMNETPNKKAKFWQSYIRSLKGSDDIRAHDTPAYRRPILLFDEPDTAVGRINSPGYHYLPVHRETYGYSPRPIYDHHYTRSQRAPSVNRLADAEKAWADHLERMRDIDRRYPSRYGLYLKDKPSQVVFPQEMEYEPETKPLYSTLH; translated from the exons ATGTTCAAGAACCATCTTGCTATGATTGGCATGAATGAGACGCCAAACAAAAAGGCCAAGTTTTGGCAGTCATACATCAGATCCTTGAAGG GATCTGATGATATTCGTGCACACGACACTCCGGCCTACCGGCGGCCGATTCTGCTGTTCGACGAACCGGACACTGCTGTCGGTCGCATCAATTCGCCCGGTTACCATTACCTGCCGGTTCACCGCGAAACCTATGGCTACTCGCCTCGTCCCATCTACGACCATCACTACACGCGTTCGCAGAGAGCAC CAAGCGTAAACAGACTGGCCGATGCGGAGAAAGCCTGGGCTGACCATTTGGAACGGATGAGGGATATCGACCGCAG ATACCCATCGCGCTATGGACTGTACCTCAAGGACAAACCGAGCCAGGTAGTGTTCCCGCAGGAGATGGAGTACGAACCGGAGACGAAACCGCTGTACTCGACGCTGCACTAA
- the LOC121597310 gene encoding uncharacterized protein LOC121597310 yields the protein MVLPIILLLLLAVNPSQEAVEPILLDNGLCPVARCVTYDEVNTLWAVPDAAYFQQCRRVPTGGWALQLMPCAPGTLFSYKQQVCVLPVYWKGCAALPDEQRCAAPRCGTYKEVNTLWVHESSDKFYQCRRINGTWAPLALPCAPGTLYSFKHQVCVLPSMWEASCNDE from the coding sequence ATGGTCCTCCCGAttattttgctgcttttgctaGCGGTCAACCCAAGCCAAGAAGCGGTCGAACCGATCCTGCTCGACAATGGCCTGTGTCCGGTGGCCCGGTGCGTGACGTACGATGAGGTGAACACACTGTGGGCCGTCCCGGACGCGGCCTACTTCCAGCAGTGTCGGCGTGTGCCGACCGGTGGTTGGGCCCTCCAGCTAATGCCCTGTGCCCCTGGCACGCTGTTCAGCTACAAGCAGCAGGTGTGCGTGTTGCCGGTGTACTGGAAGGGCTGTGCGGCGCTGCCGGATGAGCAGCGGTGTGCGGCGCCACGGTGCGGCACGTACAAGGAGGTGAACACACTCTGGGTGCACGAATCATCGGACAAATTCTACCAGTGCCGGAGGATCAATGGCACCTGGGCCCCGCTGGCGCTACCCTGTGCACCGGGCACCCTGTACAGCTTCAAGCATCAGGTGTGCGTGTTGCCATCTATGTGGGAGGCATCATGTAACGATGAGTAA